One genomic window of Mucilaginibacter sp. SJ includes the following:
- a CDS encoding cadherin-like beta sandwich domain-containing protein: protein MKTLSLSFRDDTSIVDCAKTLFKSWAFPLIATIGLSAGIFSTAGAQAPTLSYVSPINYDGTPITPISNGVSPRAYAPPIILATGFSDPRGIALDALGNIYVADYGSNAIKKVPSGGGAPVTIASLNKPQSVAIDASGNIYAGALNDAGKAIIVKIVAGSGAPTPIYTSTGNRTATSLVFDSAGSLYANAEVLYKFLPGTYTKVMILDAQPRGIAFDNQGNIYELPNTDDLWENPVGTNHPELVTYLLKFITKEKAQIYTTMPIVIGHNIAIDATNNIYISQNSGIQMYPSAGNTTPDLGLGSDIYEGISIDGQGNIFIVDATSKTLKEIKPTGGYYLNKFLPPGLTFNNNTGVIAGDAKATSIAKDYIITAYNSNGSVSANLNLQVGLPAIPSFNYHTPNSYTTNQTIIPLVPIGAGPSNPTYNSKPDTLIKESNWHNGLTQGSNTDAFGNSYTIVSNNSITKTTPDGRSMVFANFGDNLITNLVVNAQGNIYVLESNVEDQRVYLLKISPDGKNIVKLLQEHNDIDSFAIDASDNIFFSWNDYRFDYRYNMNGEANWEAFYFISGLTMFRPDGTSQLLSDELDAYENVFTDTVGKVYLVSTIANTILRLNPIGGYYLNHQLPTGLSFNSATGVISGTPLQSKQASNYLVTGYNLAGSGSATVNIEVLSNQLSGLSVSSATLSPVFSPGVTSYSAPVSTSSATITATTADAQSILKINGITTTSDCPSASIALNPGNNPISIVVTPQSGGAPQTYTVNIKYVLPPTVKYVSPQSYILNKAISPLAATSTGITAPDGGYSIAPQLPAGLSFNNNTGTISGTPTVLSAPANYTVTGHNIADSVTAIVNLSVIQPDSTGLSGLALSAGMLNPSFAQGTTAYSASVVNSVTSVMLVPVSAISGATITVNGAAVGTGSSQAIALNPGGNAITIVVTSPDGTKTKTYNVNVVRASSTPANANLAGVSLSSGTLSPSFSTITANYTASVGFEVNSITLVPTTSAAAAVVTVNGITVNSGAESGSLPLLVGNNLITTRVTSQDGTIKTYKITVTRAASSEAGLSNLSLSSGTMTPAFATGTTSYQVSAGNAVSSLTVTPSATQAGSTITVNGTPEISGTASAAIPLKVGQNAVLVNVTSPDGTSTKSYSLFITRAAPSDATLSSLTISNGTLSPVFAPGTATYSVSVANAVSLFRVTPTASQASAVISVNNNPVTSGSPSAYVPLTVGNNPIQVVVTAPNGTTLQVYTINVTRPVSSNANLSGISVSSGNLSPAFASGTTVYTNSVSATTQSVTVTPTVSEANATVTVNGVAVQPGTASGAVMLTANATTTITLKVTAQDGTTVKTYKVNVVRLPLSHDANLANFTVSNGTLTPVFTPATTSYSTTVPNAISLYQVTPTVNYPAATITVNGTAVASGTQSQVIPLIVGDNTISSVVTAEDGVTLRTYTLVVTRQISTNANLANLAIGGGSLSPAFASATTTYTSTVNATATTITPTTSEANATVTVNGTAVASGTASGNISLVVGINTITVKVTAQNGTTVKTYKINVTRPAPSANADLASLTVITKTFIPTLNPAFDPSVTAYTIDVPTTTTSIKISAAIPSDTGAVVRINGAKGQVSPFLQLNPGANTITISVTAQNGTTVKIYTLTVNRALDTNNYLGYLDLYTGSYSPSFTNTGTSYTQSLPYTITTTTIVVQPLSYAASITINGQSVPFTTAIQGGQQVKIYTKSYALAFGANTFSLLVTAESGATRTVTVTINRAGPPVTNNANLSNLTVSPGTLSPAFLKTTTNYTATIPYATLAVSVTPTADNQYAYVTVNGTAVAYGHSINVPVTTGTNLITLKVLATDSTTIKTYKLMVTVMPPSTNAGLASLTTSEGSLTPAFATATTSYSIAVPNNTGSVAVHATPSDLHSTISPGSNIILNPPVGTSNTNIIVTAQDGVTTKTYTLAVTRAASANANLASLSISQGMLSPSFSPSTANYTASVANFITDLDVMATTAEPNGMISINGGAGAPGTGSATVHLNVGSNVITAKVTAQDGTTIKTYKITATRATGSLGIVNTGNNLSTSYASSESIVPVNDDVTVQQVISPNGDGINDHLVIAGINAHPDNKLMIMDRSGTLVYEARNYDNNARIFDGRSNKTGKLQLPGVYFYLLNYKTGDETKHKTGYLIIVY from the coding sequence ATGAAAACATTATCACTATCTTTTAGGGACGACACCTCAATAGTTGACTGTGCAAAAACCCTTTTTAAATCCTGGGCCTTTCCGTTAATTGCTACGATCGGATTGTCGGCGGGCATTTTTTCAACTGCCGGGGCACAGGCTCCAACACTCAGTTATGTAAGTCCGATAAATTATGACGGAACACCTATAACTCCGATAAGCAACGGGGTCTCGCCCAGGGCTTATGCCCCTCCTATAATATTAGCTACAGGTTTCAGTGACCCGAGAGGTATTGCACTTGACGCATTGGGGAATATTTATGTGGCAGACTACGGAAGTAATGCAATAAAAAAGGTACCATCAGGCGGAGGAGCCCCGGTTACCATCGCTTCATTAAATAAACCGCAATCCGTTGCCATAGACGCTTCGGGAAATATCTATGCCGGCGCTTTAAACGATGCAGGTAAGGCTATTATTGTTAAGATAGTAGCCGGCAGTGGAGCACCAACACCTATTTATACAAGTACCGGGAACAGAACAGCAACCAGTTTGGTTTTTGATAGCGCTGGCTCACTTTATGCGAATGCCGAAGTGCTATACAAATTTTTGCCCGGCACATATACCAAAGTGATGATATTAGATGCACAACCCCGAGGTATTGCTTTTGATAACCAAGGTAATATTTACGAACTACCAAATACAGACGACCTTTGGGAAAATCCGGTAGGTACTAATCATCCGGAACTCGTCACTTATTTACTCAAATTCATTACAAAAGAAAAAGCCCAGATTTATACTACAATGCCAATAGTTATTGGGCACAACATCGCTATTGATGCTACAAACAATATCTACATTTCCCAAAATAGCGGTATACAAATGTACCCCTCCGCCGGTAATACAACCCCTGATTTAGGATTGGGCTCTGATATATATGAGGGGATATCAATTGATGGGCAGGGGAATATTTTTATTGTTGATGCTACAAGCAAAACATTAAAGGAAATTAAACCGACCGGTGGTTATTATCTCAATAAATTTCTACCCCCGGGCCTTACATTTAATAACAACACGGGCGTTATCGCCGGAGACGCTAAAGCGACATCAATAGCAAAGGATTATATTATTACAGCTTATAACAGCAATGGCAGCGTGTCTGCCAACCTTAATTTGCAGGTCGGGCTTCCCGCTATTCCCTCTTTTAATTACCATACACCCAATAGCTATACAACCAATCAAACTATTATACCGTTGGTTCCTATAGGTGCGGGCCCCAGCAATCCAACTTATAATTCAAAGCCCGATACGCTTATAAAGGAAAGTAATTGGCATAACGGACTTACACAAGGTTCAAACACGGATGCGTTTGGCAATAGCTATACCATTGTATCGAACAACTCCATTACCAAAACAACTCCTGACGGCCGAAGTATGGTTTTCGCCAACTTTGGTGATAACCTGATAACTAATCTTGTAGTTAATGCCCAAGGAAATATTTATGTATTGGAAAGCAATGTTGAAGATCAGAGAGTTTACTTGCTTAAAATAAGCCCGGATGGGAAGAACATTGTTAAGCTGCTCCAGGAGCACAATGATATTGATAGTTTTGCTATTGATGCTTCCGACAATATTTTTTTCAGTTGGAACGATTATAGATTCGATTATCGATACAATATGAATGGTGAAGCAAATTGGGAGGCCTTCTATTTCATTTCAGGTTTAACAATGTTTCGCCCGGATGGAACATCGCAGCTTTTATCGGATGAATTGGACGCTTATGAAAATGTATTTACGGATACAGTAGGCAAAGTTTATCTTGTCTCTACTATTGCCAACACTATCTTAAGACTAAATCCGATAGGCGGATATTATTTAAATCATCAATTACCGACAGGATTAAGCTTTAACAGTGCTACGGGAGTTATCAGCGGTACTCCTTTACAAAGCAAACAAGCAAGCAATTACCTTGTGACCGGTTACAACCTTGCCGGAAGCGGTTCGGCAACGGTCAATATTGAAGTGCTTTCAAATCAGCTTTCGGGCCTGTCAGTAAGCTCGGCTACGTTAAGTCCTGTATTTTCACCAGGGGTAACAAGCTACTCAGCTCCCGTTAGCACCTCATCAGCTACAATTACAGCAACTACCGCCGATGCGCAGTCTATATTAAAAATCAATGGCATAACAACGACATCGGATTGCCCCTCGGCAAGTATCGCTTTAAATCCGGGCAATAACCCAATATCAATTGTAGTAACTCCGCAAAGTGGAGGTGCCCCTCAAACCTATACCGTAAATATAAAATATGTTTTACCACCAACGGTTAAATATGTGAGCCCGCAATCATATATTCTAAATAAGGCAATCAGCCCTTTGGCTGCCACCTCTACAGGTATCACAGCTCCTGATGGTGGTTATTCAATAGCTCCGCAATTACCTGCAGGGTTATCATTTAACAACAATACAGGCACTATTAGCGGAACACCAACAGTGCTGAGCGCCCCTGCAAACTACACAGTAACCGGACATAATATAGCTGATAGCGTAACAGCAATTGTGAATCTTTCGGTTATACAGCCAGACAGTACCGGGTTAAGCGGCCTTGCCCTCAGCGCGGGCATGCTGAATCCTTCATTCGCGCAAGGCACAACAGCATACTCGGCCTCTGTGGTCAACAGCGTAACCTCGGTGATGCTGGTACCGGTAAGTGCGATAAGCGGCGCAACGATTACAGTAAACGGAGCGGCCGTGGGTACGGGTTCATCGCAGGCTATTGCATTGAACCCGGGCGGCAATGCCATCACTATAGTAGTGACCTCCCCGGACGGCACAAAAACTAAAACCTATAATGTAAATGTGGTCAGGGCCAGCTCCACGCCAGCAAACGCGAACCTCGCAGGAGTTTCGCTGAGCAGCGGGACGCTTAGCCCGTCGTTTTCGACGATTACTGCTAATTATACAGCCTCTGTCGGCTTTGAAGTGAACTCGATCACTTTAGTTCCTACAACCAGTGCAGCGGCGGCGGTCGTAACAGTAAATGGCATAACTGTAAATAGCGGGGCCGAATCGGGAAGTTTGCCGTTGCTGGTTGGCAACAACTTAATTACCACCCGGGTAACCTCGCAAGACGGTACCATAAAAACTTATAAAATAACAGTTACGCGCGCGGCTTCATCAGAGGCCGGCCTAAGCAACCTTTCGCTAAGCAGCGGCACAATGACCCCGGCATTTGCTACAGGAACTACCTCCTACCAGGTATCGGCAGGCAATGCGGTAAGCTCGTTAACGGTAACACCATCGGCTACACAGGCAGGGTCAACAATAACCGTAAACGGTACTCCGGAAATATCGGGCACAGCATCAGCGGCTATCCCGTTAAAGGTTGGCCAAAACGCGGTACTGGTCAATGTAACCTCTCCTGATGGCACTTCAACCAAGAGTTATTCGCTGTTCATTACACGGGCCGCACCGTCAGATGCTACCCTTTCGTCACTTACAATCAGCAACGGCACATTGAGCCCTGTGTTTGCCCCAGGTACCGCCACATATTCGGTATCGGTAGCCAATGCCGTATCTCTGTTTAGGGTAACGCCAACAGCGAGCCAAGCCAGTGCAGTTATCTCCGTAAACAACAACCCGGTAACTTCGGGCAGTCCATCGGCCTATGTTCCCTTAACAGTGGGAAACAACCCTATCCAGGTGGTAGTAACCGCTCCGAACGGAACAACGCTGCAAGTTTATACCATTAATGTAACCCGCCCGGTATCCAGCAATGCCAATCTTTCGGGTATTAGTGTAAGCAGCGGCAACTTGTCGCCGGCATTCGCTTCGGGTACAACGGTTTATACCAATTCAGTAAGCGCTACAACCCAATCGGTAACAGTAACACCAACAGTTAGTGAAGCCAACGCCACAGTAACGGTAAACGGGGTAGCCGTTCAACCAGGAACAGCATCGGGAGCGGTCATGCTAACGGCCAATGCCACTACAACGATTACGTTAAAAGTAACCGCGCAGGATGGGACCACAGTTAAAACCTACAAAGTAAACGTGGTTAGGCTGCCATTATCTCATGACGCCAACCTGGCTAACTTCACGGTAAGCAACGGCACATTAACCCCGGTCTTCACCCCGGCAACAACCAGCTACTCAACTACGGTACCCAATGCGATATCGCTTTACCAGGTAACCCCTACGGTAAATTATCCCGCGGCTACAATCACTGTAAACGGAACAGCGGTAGCATCAGGCACACAATCGCAGGTGATTCCGCTGATAGTGGGAGACAACACGATCTCCTCGGTAGTAACCGCCGAAGACGGGGTAACATTACGTACCTATACCCTCGTGGTAACCAGGCAGATATCAACCAACGCCAATCTCGCTAACCTGGCTATTGGCGGCGGATCGCTTTCACCTGCATTCGCGTCAGCAACTACCACCTATACCTCAACAGTGAATGCGACTGCCACTACAATAACCCCAACCACAAGTGAGGCCAATGCCACGGTAACCGTAAATGGAACAGCGGTTGCTTCAGGCACTGCTTCGGGTAATATCAGCCTGGTTGTAGGCATCAATACAATCACAGTAAAAGTAACGGCACAGAACGGAACCACGGTAAAAACCTATAAGATCAATGTAACCCGCCCTGCACCTTCAGCTAATGCCGATCTGGCCTCATTAACGGTAATCACCAAAACGTTTATCCCAACGCTTAACCCAGCATTTGATCCATCGGTAACGGCATACACGATAGATGTACCAACTACAACCACATCAATAAAAATCAGCGCCGCCATCCCTTCAGATACCGGCGCGGTAGTGCGGATCAACGGAGCTAAAGGTCAGGTATCGCCGTTTCTGCAGCTTAACCCCGGAGCAAATACCATTACAATTTCAGTAACGGCGCAGAATGGCACCACAGTAAAAATATATACCCTAACAGTTAACCGGGCTTTGGATACCAATAACTACCTGGGATACCTCGATCTGTATACCGGCAGTTATTCGCCGTCATTTACCAATACCGGCACAAGCTACACACAATCGCTTCCTTATACCATAACAACAACAACAATAGTTGTTCAGCCATTGTCTTATGCCGCAAGCATAACCATAAACGGTCAATCGGTTCCTTTTACAACTGCTATACAAGGCGGGCAGCAGGTTAAAATATACACCAAAAGCTATGCTCTTGCGTTTGGTGCCAATACTTTCAGCCTTCTGGTAACAGCCGAATCGGGCGCGACACGAACAGTTACAGTTACGATTAACCGGGCCGGGCCGCCGGTAACCAACAATGCAAACCTGAGTAATCTGACAGTCAGCCCGGGTACGTTGAGCCCTGCTTTTTTAAAAACCACAACCAACTATACAGCGACCATACCTTATGCAACACTCGCTGTTAGCGTTACTCCAACTGCTGATAATCAATACGCATATGTAACCGTAAACGGAACAGCTGTAGCCTATGGCCACTCCATAAATGTACCGGTAACAACAGGTACAAACCTCATTACCCTGAAGGTGCTGGCTACCGATAGTACTACAATCAAAACTTATAAACTGATGGTAACGGTGATGCCGCCATCAACAAATGCCGGCCTTGCAAGCCTAACCACAAGCGAAGGCTCCCTTACACCCGCGTTTGCAACGGCCACTACCAGCTATTCAATAGCTGTTCCGAATAATACAGGGTCGGTAGCCGTGCATGCGACACCAAGCGATTTGCACAGTACAATAAGCCCGGGCAGTAACATCATTCTAAATCCGCCCGTAGGAACCAGCAACACCAATATCATTGTAACCGCCCAGGATGGAGTAACCACTAAAACTTATACCCTTGCTGTTACCCGTGCAGCATCGGCCAATGCAAATCTTGCTTCATTAAGCATAAGTCAGGGTATGTTAAGCCCTTCATTCAGCCCATCAACGGCAAATTACACCGCCTCGGTAGCTAACTTTATAACGGATCTTGACGTAATGGCTACAACTGCCGAACCCAACGGCATGATCTCCATCAATGGAGGAGCGGGAGCACCGGGAACAGGGTCGGCTACGGTACACCTTAACGTGGGTTCAAATGTGATAACCGCCAAGGTTACCGCGCAAGATGGCACCACAATTAAAACATACAAAATAACAGCGACCAGAGCAACCGGGTCGTTAGGCATTGTAAACACCGGAAATAATTTATCAACAAGCTACGCCTCCTCAGAAAGCATTGTTCCTGTTAACGATGATGTAACGGTTCAACAGGTGATCTCACCCAATGGTGATGGCATTAACGACCATCTGGTGATTGCTGGCATCAATGCCCATCCCGATAATAAGCTGATGATTATGGACAGGAGCGGGACGCTGGTATACGAGGCCCGGAATTATGATAACAATGCACGGATATTTGACGGACGCTCGAACAAAACAGGCAAACTCCAATTACCAGGTGTTTATTTCTATCTGCTTAATTATAAAACAGGAGACGAAACCAAACATAAAACAGGTTACCTGATCATCGTGTATTAA
- a CDS encoding outer membrane beta-barrel protein, which yields MKTIFLSLILLCLFSGAFAQKATIKGKVTDSLNKQALELSTVAVVDLKDTSLIAYTLSKKNGDFELQRLPVDKQVRLVISYAGYQNFIHNFNFKKGDIVDLGNVTLSSKMLKEVVVRAERVPVKVKKDTIEFDAAAFKTRPNAAVEELLKKLPGVQIDGDGTITVNGKQVSKLLIDGKQFFGSDPKIATKNLDAAIVAQVQVYDDRENDPDHLVSETQVQKIINIKLKKAIKKSVFGKVFGGVGSRDRYEAGGLFNMFRDTLQVSLIGLSNNLNHTAFSRDELNAEGGFDRSGGNTSFNGGRNWGGGIEKITSGGFNLNQNYGEKLKLNLQYFYTQRNNKIESANFQQQFLKDTTLLTRASSSRYANNHTHTISGLVEWKPDTIRNLRYNPSLSYNSNNSSSSSLGNTSNNFDMPVNKSVSGSVGDWHSTQFNQSFYFHKRSKNKSKESFTISHNLSINPNHNNNFNNNDVVNYQRPELSDSLHRLSTRTSNNASGNLDFSYRYPLTKKLIVDVITSGIYNKTSDQVFTFDRKTGGFDSLLNNQSSDLKRDLWTENIKPGITYQLNKNTQIIAGLNTQWQQINNNFATSRLVQNYFFLLPTVRVEAYGIFLSYERRVNQPGVSNLQPITIVYSPLYSYTGNPNLMPGISNTYYFNFFKYFNNSQLGIYSYGNISSQKNMAITQQTIRSDGVQNSTTVNRDGRPSYNFSVGVSKGFKKIKDWQLGTSANFNGNYYQNLNLLNNIEGWQNTVVYGLHENISVNWKDVIDLNTGFGFTQSNSKYHYDDFRTIRVGSYNISNSLVVRFPKKIIWETRQDFNYNNQVAAGFKKGVNVVSSSLALQMLKKDRGELKLSVYDLFNQNVSVYRYINTNSVNDVQNNTLKRYFLVTYSVKFNKLSTK from the coding sequence ATGAAAACCATCTTTCTTTCATTAATACTGTTATGCCTGTTTTCCGGGGCCTTTGCCCAAAAGGCCACAATAAAAGGGAAGGTCACCGATTCCCTGAATAAGCAAGCTCTTGAGTTGAGTACTGTTGCCGTTGTCGACCTGAAAGATACCTCGCTTATAGCTTATACCCTTAGTAAAAAGAACGGGGATTTTGAATTACAGCGCCTACCGGTTGATAAGCAGGTACGACTGGTTATTTCCTATGCCGGGTATCAAAACTTTATCCATAATTTTAATTTTAAAAAAGGCGATATAGTTGATCTGGGCAATGTTACCCTCAGCAGTAAGATGCTTAAGGAGGTGGTGGTACGTGCAGAGCGGGTTCCAGTCAAAGTAAAAAAAGATACCATTGAATTTGATGCTGCCGCTTTCAAAACCCGCCCCAATGCCGCCGTTGAAGAATTGCTTAAAAAGCTTCCCGGCGTACAAATAGATGGCGACGGAACCATTACCGTTAACGGGAAACAGGTAAGCAAACTGCTGATTGATGGCAAGCAGTTTTTTGGCTCGGACCCTAAGATCGCCACCAAAAACCTTGACGCGGCCATTGTTGCACAGGTTCAGGTTTATGACGACCGGGAAAACGATCCCGATCATTTGGTAAGTGAAACCCAGGTACAGAAGATCATTAACATCAAACTTAAAAAGGCCATTAAAAAAAGCGTTTTCGGCAAGGTATTCGGAGGTGTGGGTTCGCGCGACAGGTACGAGGCCGGCGGATTGTTCAATATGTTTCGGGATACTTTGCAGGTAAGCCTCATTGGGTTAAGCAATAACCTTAATCATACAGCTTTCTCTCGCGATGAGCTTAATGCCGAGGGTGGTTTTGACCGCAGCGGGGGTAACACATCCTTTAACGGCGGCCGAAACTGGGGCGGCGGCATTGAAAAAATTACGTCCGGAGGGTTTAACCTTAACCAAAACTATGGCGAAAAGCTAAAGCTTAACCTGCAATATTTTTATACACAGCGGAACAACAAAATTGAATCAGCCAATTTTCAGCAGCAGTTTCTGAAGGATACAACGCTGTTAACCCGTGCTTCAAGCAGCAGGTATGCAAACAATCATACGCACACGATAAGCGGACTTGTGGAGTGGAAGCCTGATACTATCCGCAACTTGCGCTATAATCCGTCATTAAGTTATAATTCTAATAATAGCAGCTCCTCGTCGTTGGGCAATACTTCAAATAATTTTGATATGCCAGTGAATAAATCGGTATCAGGCTCCGTGGGCGACTGGCATTCAACGCAATTTAACCAAAGCTTTTATTTTCATAAACGATCTAAGAACAAAAGCAAGGAGTCGTTCACTATCTCGCATAACCTGAGCATTAATCCTAACCACAATAACAATTTCAATAATAATGATGTAGTTAATTATCAACGCCCGGAATTATCAGATAGCTTGCATAGGTTATCTACCCGTACATCAAACAATGCTTCGGGCAATCTCGATTTTAGTTACCGATACCCGCTAACCAAAAAGCTTATTGTTGATGTCATCACATCGGGCATATATAATAAAACCAGCGACCAGGTTTTTACCTTCGACCGTAAAACAGGCGGCTTTGATTCGCTGCTCAACAATCAAAGTTCCGACCTTAAACGGGATCTGTGGACCGAGAACATTAAACCGGGGATCACTTATCAGCTCAATAAAAACACACAGATCATCGCCGGGCTTAACACCCAGTGGCAGCAGATCAATAACAATTTCGCGACCAGCAGGCTTGTTCAAAATTATTTTTTCCTGTTGCCAACAGTCCGTGTCGAAGCTTATGGAATATTCTTGAGTTATGAGCGCCGTGTTAACCAGCCGGGGGTATCAAACCTGCAGCCTATTACTATTGTTTATAGCCCGTTGTACAGCTACACAGGTAATCCAAATTTGATGCCCGGTATAAGCAATACCTATTACTTTAATTTTTTCAAATACTTTAATAACAGTCAGCTGGGTATTTACTCGTACGGCAACATTTCTTCGCAAAAAAACATGGCAATTACACAGCAAACCATTCGCTCAGACGGAGTGCAAAATAGTACCACCGTTAACCGCGACGGCAGGCCGAGCTATAATTTTTCAGTTGGTGTCTCTAAAGGGTTTAAAAAGATAAAAGACTGGCAGCTTGGCACATCAGCTAATTTTAATGGCAACTATTACCAAAACCTCAACCTGCTGAATAATATAGAAGGCTGGCAAAATACCGTTGTATACGGATTGCATGAAAATATTAGTGTTAACTGGAAAGATGTGATTGACCTGAATACCGGCTTTGGTTTTACCCAATCGAACTCTAAATATCATTATGACGATTTCAGGACCATCAGGGTAGGCTCTTACAATATAAGCAACAGCCTGGTGGTAAGGTTCCCTAAAAAAATCATCTGGGAAACCAGGCAGGATTTTAATTATAACAACCAGGTTGCGGCGGGTTTTAAAAAAGGGGTTAACGTAGTGAGTTCGTCCCTGGCCCTGCAAATGCTTAAAAAAGACCGGGGAGAACTTAAACTTTCCGTTTATGATCTCTTTAATCAAAACGTGAGCGTGTACCGTTACATTAACACCAATTCGGTTAACGATGTGCAAAACAACACACTGAAGCGATATTTCCTGGTTACTTACAGTGTTAAGTTCAATAAGTTAAGCACTAAGTAA